One region of Elusimicrobiaceae bacterium genomic DNA includes:
- the ribF gene encoding riboflavin biosynthesis protein RibF: MKNFITIGTMDGVHLGHAAVIAELARLARAHSMKSLVLFLDCPPKAVLSGDTGQSMITLPAQRRELILRAGADRAECLEFSARFASVSHGEFFETLVAEYQMGGLLIGRDFAFGRERLGHLDFLRAACARRDIPLRIMDFRRADGHKISSSIIRKLLVEGHVEHAARLLGRCYSVGGTVVRGKGLGRRLGFPTANLDAGRFKILPRGVYAVRVALEGCGRVYGGMANVGFRPTVNTLSGALPLVEVHILDFSGDLYGQNISVEFVTRLRHEKKFKDVAELSAALAADVEAARSALAETAARKP, encoded by the coding sequence ATCTTGGCCATGCGGCGGTCATCGCGGAACTGGCCCGGCTTGCCCGCGCGCATTCCATGAAAAGCCTTGTCCTGTTTCTGGATTGTCCGCCCAAAGCCGTTTTGTCAGGCGATACCGGCCAGAGCATGATTACGCTGCCGGCGCAACGCCGCGAGCTGATTCTGCGCGCCGGAGCCGACCGCGCGGAGTGTCTGGAGTTTTCCGCCCGGTTCGCTTCCGTTTCACACGGGGAATTTTTCGAAACGCTTGTGGCGGAATATCAGATGGGCGGCCTGCTTATCGGGCGTGATTTCGCGTTCGGGCGGGAGCGCCTTGGCCACCTTGATTTTCTGCGCGCCGCCTGCGCCCGGCGCGATATCCCGCTCCGGATCATGGATTTCCGCCGGGCCGACGGGCACAAAATATCCTCCTCCATTATACGCAAACTGCTGGTTGAGGGTCATGTCGAACACGCCGCGCGGCTGCTGGGCCGCTGCTACAGCGTCGGCGGCACCGTCGTGCGCGGCAAGGGGCTGGGCCGCAGGCTCGGTTTTCCCACCGCCAACCTCGACGCGGGCCGTTTTAAAATTCTGCCGCGCGGAGTATACGCGGTCCGCGTTGCGCTGGAGGGCTGCGGGCGGGTTTACGGCGGCATGGCGAACGTGGGGTTCAGGCCTACGGTCAATACGCTGAGCGGCGCGCTTCCCCTGGTCGAGGTGCATATTCTGGATTTTTCCGGCGATCTTTACGGGCAAAACATTTCCGTCGAATTTGTCACCCGCCTGCGGCACGAGAAAAAATTCAAGGACGTTGCGGAACTGTCAGCGGCACTTGCCGCCGATGTCGAAGCCGCGCGGAGCGCGTTGGCGGAAACCGCGGCGCGGAAGCCGTAA